The following DNA comes from Pseudomonas marginalis.
ACACGGGCGACAGACCGAACTGCGCGCCAGCGGTGTTGGCGCGCTTTTCCGCGTCATTCGCAAGCTGGCGAAGTACGTGCATTTGCTGGGCGCCGGTTTTGAACGTCTGGATTTCACCGCCCAGGTCATCATCTGAGGCTTCGTTGCGCTTCATGATCAACCGCTGATAGCGGCGCCAATCAGCGGCAGCCTGGCAGTAGGTGGCCAGCGCCATGGCATCCAGCTGCGAAACGATGCCCAACGAAATCAGCGCAGGTACTATCTGCTCCCATTCAGCGATGGCCTCAGCAGACAGCACATCGGGCATGGGCGGTGCGCCGACCGGAACCGACGGCGCCGCGACTTCGGCCAGCAGGTCGCTGATATTTTCCCGACCACGATTTCCCTGCAGCAGTTTGAGCGCCGCTGGTTTTCCAGGGCGCCCCGAATTTCCGTTTCCGGCCATAAAAATAACCCCTACCTGTTGATACCCCCCCTCCCTCATTTATCCCGACGTTGCGCACGGAGGGGGGCGAGCGGTCTAGAACGAATCCCGGAAAAAGTTTTTCACCCCCCCTACCCTGGGGAGTGCCATTTTTTGGTGCGTTTTCGCCCCCTGGTCACCGGTTCCAGTGATGGCCGGGATCCACGGGGCGACCGTCAGGGTTGCAGCCTGGGACCGTGCCGGTCCGCTCCATCCGCTGCTTGGTCGAGTCGTGACAGAACTTGCAGAGGCTCGCCCAGTTCGCCGGGTTCCAGAACAGCTTCCATGCCGCCTTGAGCCGCACCGGATCACCACTGTCCTTGGCGTCCTTGAGCTTGGGCGCAATCTTGTGGTCGACGACTGTTGCCGCGACGGGCCGCTGATCAGTCGAACACATCGTGCAGTAGGGGTTCTCCCGCAGATGCCCATCGCGGGACTTCTGCCACTTGTACCCGTAACCGCGCTCCGTGCTACTGCCGCGACGTTCATTGTTCTGACTGGACATCGGCAGAAACCTCGCGCACGCCCAGCCGCTTGGCGGCCCAACGTTCATACAACCCAATGGCAACGTCTGCGCCCGCCATTGCTGTCAGACATCCAAGTGCGCCAGAGGTCCAGATCGACATGCCCGCCGCGTACAGCAGCATGATCGCTGACACCCCGCACACCACGCAGGCGCCGGACCGAAGGGCCAGCCGTCGAATCAGCGCCCAACCCCGCGCCCCTTCTTTGTCCGCGCGCCACATCTCGCCCGACACACCGCCCACCAGGGCCAGGACGATCACTAACCAGATCG
Coding sequences within:
- a CDS encoding phage holin family protein produces the protein MTNEQQALAEMPIWLVIVLALVGGVSGEMWRADKEGARGWALIRRLALRSGACVVCGVSAIMLLYAAGMSIWTSGALGCLTAMAGADVAIGLYERWAAKRLGVREVSADVQSEQ
- a CDS encoding HNH endonuclease, producing the protein MSSQNNERRGSSTERGYGYKWQKSRDGHLRENPYCTMCSTDQRPVAATVVDHKIAPKLKDAKDSGDPVRLKAAWKLFWNPANWASLCKFCHDSTKQRMERTGTVPGCNPDGRPVDPGHHWNR
- a CDS encoding phage terminase small subunit P27 family, which produces MAGNGNSGRPGKPAALKLLQGNRGRENISDLLAEVAAPSVPVGAPPMPDVLSAEAIAEWEQIVPALISLGIVSQLDAMALATYCQAAADWRRYQRLIMKRNEASDDDLGGEIQTFKTGAQQMHVLRQLANDAEKRANTAGAQFGLSPVSRRNLKTSAAPQGELFPNDQRDAADKYFN